The proteins below come from a single Arthrobacter crystallopoietes genomic window:
- a CDS encoding phosphoadenylyl-sulfate reductase has product MTARPTTATSSSRSRSEEQLRALADAGAAELGWDAPAPEVVTWVARNFGTAEAAVACSMADAVLPHLVAQQLPGVDVLFLETGYHFPETQATRDEVARSLDVNVVDVLPEQTVAEQDRSLGKDLFSRDAALCCELRKMRPLKKALSGYGVWFTGVRRDEAPTRTNTGLVTWDSAHALVKVNPLAGWSFDDLLEYAGRNGVPVNLLLSNGYPSIGCKPCTRPVAPGEDPRAGRWAGLAKTECGIHQ; this is encoded by the coding sequence ATGACCGCACGTCCAACCACGGCAACTTCGTCATCCCGTTCCCGGAGCGAGGAGCAGTTGCGCGCGCTGGCCGACGCCGGGGCAGCCGAACTGGGGTGGGACGCCCCGGCACCCGAGGTTGTCACCTGGGTGGCGCGGAACTTCGGCACAGCCGAGGCCGCCGTCGCCTGCTCAATGGCCGATGCCGTGTTGCCGCACCTGGTCGCCCAGCAGCTGCCCGGCGTCGATGTCCTGTTCCTGGAGACCGGCTACCACTTTCCGGAAACCCAGGCCACGCGGGACGAGGTAGCGCGTTCGCTGGACGTCAACGTGGTGGATGTGCTGCCGGAGCAGACGGTGGCCGAGCAGGACCGTAGCCTCGGCAAGGATTTGTTTTCGCGCGACGCGGCCTTGTGCTGTGAACTGCGCAAGATGCGTCCGCTGAAAAAGGCCCTGTCCGGCTACGGCGTCTGGTTCACCGGCGTCCGCCGCGATGAGGCACCCACCCGGACCAACACCGGACTCGTCACCTGGGACAGCGCGCATGCCCTGGTCAAGGTCAACCCCTTGGCAGGCTGGAGTTTCGATGACCTGCTGGAGTACGCCGGCCGGAACGGCGTGCCGGTAAACCTGCTGCTGTCCAACGGCTATCCGTCCATTGGATGCAAGCCCTGCACCCGCCCGGTTGCCCCGGGCGAAGACCCTCGTGCCGGCCGCTGGGCCGGCCTCGCCAAGACGGAATGCGGAATTCATCAATGA